One stretch of Streptomyces sp. NBC_00443 DNA includes these proteins:
- a CDS encoding GNAT family N-acetyltransferase produces MDLLPLRADHAAELAPALSDPALHTFIGGSPLSPEALRTRYERLVAGSPDPSVSWCNWVLRLRTDSRLIGTVQATISETTAEIAWVVGTRWQGRGYAREAAQGLVAWLRQRAAVRSAHAAATPVRTVVAHIHPDHLASAAVARAAGLLPTDEEQDGETRWRRVLRP; encoded by the coding sequence ATGGACCTCCTCCCCCTCCGGGCCGACCACGCGGCTGAACTGGCCCCGGCCCTGTCCGACCCGGCACTGCACACCTTCATCGGCGGCTCGCCCCTCTCACCCGAAGCCCTGCGAACCCGGTACGAACGCCTGGTCGCCGGCTCCCCGGACCCGTCCGTCAGCTGGTGCAACTGGGTCCTGCGGCTGCGCACCGACTCCCGTCTCATCGGCACGGTCCAGGCCACGATCAGCGAGACGACCGCGGAGATCGCCTGGGTGGTGGGCACCCGGTGGCAGGGACGCGGGTACGCGCGCGAGGCGGCGCAAGGGCTGGTGGCGTGGCTGCGGCAACGGGCTGCCGTGCGTTCCGCACATGCCGCCGCCACTCCCGTCCGCACGGTCGTGGCCCACATCCACCCCGACCACCTCGCCTCCGCCGCCGTGGCCCGGGCTGCAGGGCTGCTCCCGACGGACGAGGAGCAGGACGGCGAGACCAGATGGCGACGGGTGCTACGCCCCTGA
- a CDS encoding helix-turn-helix domain-containing protein, with product MSHDSTAAPEAAARKLSGRRRKEIVAVLLFSGGPIFESSIPLSVFGIDRQDAGVPRYRLLVCGGEEGPLRTTGGLELTAPHGLEAISRAGTVVVPAWRSITSPPPEDALDALRRAHEEGARIVGLCTGAFVLAAAGLLDGRPATTHWMYAPTLAKRYPSVHVDPRELFVDDGDVLTSAGTAAGIDLCLHIVRTDHGNEAAGALARRLVVPPRRAGGQERYLDRSLPEEIGADPLAEVVAWALEHLHEQFDVETLAARAYMSRRTFDRRFRSLTGSAPLQWLITQRVLQAQRLLETSDYSVDEVAGRCGFRSPVALRGHFRRQLGSSPAAYRAAYRARRPQGERPTDAEPTVGPGAAPSGPPPSPYSEGGPVPPQTRRTPSPLGPAALSVPSDNGREAYAASRASLPGQRSGS from the coding sequence ATGAGCCACGACTCCACTGCCGCGCCGGAAGCCGCGGCCCGGAAGCTTTCCGGGCGACGCCGCAAGGAGATCGTCGCGGTGCTGCTGTTCAGCGGCGGCCCCATCTTCGAGAGTTCCATACCGCTGTCGGTGTTCGGGATAGACCGCCAGGACGCCGGCGTACCGCGCTACCGCTTGCTTGTGTGCGGCGGCGAGGAAGGCCCACTGCGGACCACAGGGGGCCTGGAACTCACCGCACCACATGGCCTGGAGGCGATCTCGAGGGCGGGCACGGTCGTAGTACCGGCCTGGCGCTCGATCACTTCGCCACCGCCCGAGGATGCGCTCGACGCACTGCGTCGAGCGCACGAGGAGGGCGCCCGCATAGTCGGGCTGTGCACCGGCGCCTTCGTCCTCGCCGCGGCGGGCCTGCTGGACGGCCGCCCCGCGACGACACACTGGATGTACGCACCGACGCTGGCCAAGCGCTATCCGTCGGTGCACGTGGATCCGCGAGAACTCTTCGTGGACGACGGCGACGTACTGACGTCGGCGGGCACGGCGGCCGGCATCGACCTCTGCCTCCACATCGTGCGGACGGACCACGGCAACGAGGCGGCCGGGGCTCTGGCCCGCCGCCTGGTGGTCCCGCCGCGCCGGGCCGGCGGTCAGGAGCGCTACCTCGATCGATCTTTACCAGAGGAGATCGGCGCCGACCCGCTGGCCGAGGTCGTCGCCTGGGCGCTGGAGCACCTGCACGAGCAGTTCGACGTCGAGACGCTGGCGGCACGCGCGTACATGAGCCGCCGCACCTTCGACCGCCGCTTCCGCTCCCTCACCGGGAGCGCCCCGCTGCAGTGGCTGATCACCCAGCGGGTGCTGCAGGCGCAGCGGCTGCTGGAGACGTCGGACTACTCGGTGGACGAGGTGGCGGGCCGCTGCGGCTTCCGCTCCCCGGTGGCGCTGCGCGGCCACTTCCGCCGCCAGCTCGGCTCGTCGCCGGCCGCGTACCGGGCGGCGTACCGTGCGCGCCGCCCGCAGGGTGAGCGGCCGACGGACGCGGAGCCCACGGTCGGCCCGGGCGCGGCGCCCTCGGGCCCCCCGCCCAGCCCGTACTCGGAGGGCGGCCCGGTCCCGCCCCAGACCCGCCGCACACCGAGCCCTCTGGGGCCCGCCGCCCTGTCCGTGCCGTCGGACAACGGCCGCGAGGCCTACGCGGCAAGCAGGGCGAGCCTGCCGGGGCAGCGCAGCGGGTCATGA
- a CDS encoding LacI family DNA-binding transcriptional regulator has protein sequence MATHGARGRSGGRPTLEEVAARAGVGRGTVSRVINGSPRVSDATRAAVEAAVAELGYVPNTAARALAANRTDAIALVVPEPETRFFAEPYFSDMLKGVGAELADTEMQLLLIFAGSDKERRRLAQYLAAHRVDGVLLVSVHADDPLPDLLAQLEIPAVISGPRSAAETLTSVDSDNYGGARSAVEHLMAHGRRRIAHITGRPDVYGAQRRVDGYRDALRDAGAGVDERLIEPGDFTEEGGRRAMEALLARCPDLDAVFAASDVTAAGARQALREVGRRIPDDVALVGYDDSAIARHMEPPLTSVRQPIEEMGRRMIDLLLTEIADRRPAVSRGLERRQVVLATELVARASS, from the coding sequence ATGGCAACCCACGGAGCGCGGGGCCGGAGCGGCGGTCGGCCCACCCTCGAAGAGGTGGCGGCCCGTGCGGGGGTCGGCCGGGGCACCGTCTCCCGGGTGATCAACGGCTCGCCCCGGGTCAGCGACGCGACCCGCGCGGCGGTGGAAGCCGCGGTGGCGGAGCTCGGCTACGTTCCCAACACCGCGGCCCGCGCCCTGGCCGCGAACCGCACGGACGCGATCGCCCTGGTCGTGCCCGAGCCGGAGACCCGCTTCTTCGCGGAACCGTACTTCTCGGACATGCTGAAGGGCGTAGGCGCCGAACTCGCCGACACCGAGATGCAGTTGCTGCTGATCTTCGCGGGCAGCGACAAGGAGCGGCGCCGCCTGGCCCAGTACCTGGCGGCACACCGCGTCGACGGCGTCCTGCTTGTCTCGGTGCACGCGGACGACCCCCTGCCGGACCTGCTGGCCCAGCTGGAGATCCCGGCCGTGATCAGCGGCCCGCGCTCGGCCGCCGAGACCCTGACGTCGGTGGACTCGGACAACTACGGCGGTGCCCGCTCGGCCGTCGAGCACCTCATGGCTCACGGCCGCCGCCGAATCGCCCACATCACCGGCCGCCCGGACGTCTACGGCGCCCAGCGCCGCGTCGACGGCTACCGCGACGCCCTGCGTGACGCGGGGGCCGGTGTGGACGAGCGGCTGATCGAGCCGGGGGACTTCACGGAGGAGGGCGGCCGGCGCGCGATGGAGGCCCTTCTCGCGCGCTGCCCCGACCTGGACGCGGTCTTCGCGGCCTCGGACGTGACGGCGGCGGGCGCCCGCCAGGCCCTTCGCGAGGTGGGCCGCCGCATCCCCGACGACGTCGCCCTCGTCGGCTACGACGACTCCGCCATCGCCCGCCACATGGAACCGCCCCTCACCAGCGTCCGTCAGCCCATCGAGGAGATGGGCCGCCGCATGATCGACCTCCTCCTCACCGAGATCGCGGACCGCCGCCCGGCGGTGTCACGGGGGTTGGAGAGGAGGCAGGTGGTGCTGGCCACGGAACTGGTGGCGCGGGCGTCGTCGTAG
- a CDS encoding ABC transporter substrate-binding protein has product MRTSTRGSRRVMALAVAAALTTGLLAGCAEDSDDGSSGEGGGNGGGGKTTLTVGTFGTFGYKQAGLYDEYMKQNPDITIKENVTTRTDVYWPKVLTRLQAGAGADDIQAIEVMNITEAVETQAAKFVDLGKEVDKSQWLDWKNAQATTKDGKLIGLGTDIGPMAICYRKDLFEKAGLETDRTKLAEQWKGDWGKYVEVGKEYMKKAPKGTKFVDSASSVYNAALGGGPKRYYENDGTVVWDKSEGVKQAWDVAMDVATSDMSAKLKQFDKPWDQGYANGTFATVACPAWMIGYILEKSGDAGKGKWDVAAAPTAANWGGSFIGVPTSSKHQKEAVALAKWLTAPEQQAKVFAKQASFPSTPSAYSTLKPAAATTEYFSNAPITEIFSASAETIPSQYFGIKDQAINTALTDIGILQVEQKGKSPDEGWDAASEEIKDVLGQ; this is encoded by the coding sequence ATGCGCACGAGTACCCGCGGGTCCCGCCGGGTGATGGCCCTCGCGGTCGCAGCCGCGCTGACGACAGGGCTGCTCGCCGGCTGCGCCGAGGACTCGGACGACGGCTCTTCGGGCGAAGGCGGAGGCAATGGCGGGGGTGGCAAGACCACGCTCACTGTGGGCACCTTCGGCACCTTCGGCTACAAGCAGGCCGGCCTCTACGACGAGTACATGAAGCAGAACCCCGACATCACCATCAAGGAGAACGTCACCACCCGTACCGACGTCTACTGGCCCAAGGTCCTCACCCGGCTCCAGGCCGGCGCCGGTGCCGACGACATCCAGGCGATCGAGGTCATGAACATCACCGAGGCCGTGGAGACACAGGCCGCCAAGTTCGTCGACCTCGGCAAGGAGGTCGACAAGTCCCAGTGGCTGGACTGGAAGAACGCCCAGGCCACCACCAAGGACGGCAAGCTGATCGGGCTCGGGACGGACATCGGGCCCATGGCGATCTGCTACCGCAAGGACCTCTTCGAGAAGGCCGGTCTGGAGACCGACCGCACCAAGCTCGCCGAGCAGTGGAAGGGCGACTGGGGCAAGTACGTCGAGGTCGGCAAGGAGTACATGAAGAAGGCGCCGAAGGGCACCAAGTTCGTGGACTCGGCCTCCTCGGTCTACAACGCGGCCCTCGGAGGCGGACCCAAGCGCTACTACGAGAACGACGGCACCGTCGTCTGGGACAAGTCCGAGGGCGTCAAGCAGGCCTGGGACGTCGCCATGGACGTGGCGACCAGCGATATGTCGGCGAAGCTGAAGCAGTTCGACAAGCCGTGGGACCAGGGCTACGCGAATGGCACCTTCGCCACGGTGGCCTGCCCGGCCTGGATGATCGGCTACATCCTGGAGAAGTCCGGTGACGCGGGCAAGGGCAAGTGGGACGTGGCGGCGGCGCCGACCGCGGCCAACTGGGGTGGTTCGTTCATCGGCGTACCGACGTCGAGCAAGCACCAGAAGGAGGCCGTCGCACTGGCGAAGTGGCTGACCGCGCCCGAGCAGCAGGCGAAGGTCTTCGCCAAGCAGGCCAGCTTCCCGTCCACCCCGTCGGCGTACTCGACCCTGAAGCCGGCGGCCGCCACCACGGAGTACTTCTCCAACGCGCCGATCACGGAGATCTTCTCGGCCTCCGCCGAGACCATCCCGTCCCAGTACTTCGGCATCAAGGACCAGGCGATCAACACCGCGCTGACCGACATCGGCATCCTCCAGGTCGAGCAGAAGGGCAAGAGCCCTGACGAGGGCTGGGACGCCGCGTCGGAGGAGATCAAGGACGTGCTCGGCCAG
- a CDS encoding universal stress protein has product MAGHEFFEPADRKRPVADPTAAEPLAAEQSRHSCDPAFKHGVVVGFDGSTSSERALAYAIGMAHRSGSGLIIVHVANRLPTTVWAGCEPPVFVDVPDHRTEVLGLELACAEYLAEVPWILVERGGDICHELEEVGREYEADAIVVGSTHGIVGRIFGSVAGRLAKRAKRPVVVIP; this is encoded by the coding sequence ATGGCCGGTCACGAATTCTTCGAACCCGCGGACCGCAAGCGGCCCGTCGCCGACCCCACGGCGGCCGAGCCCCTGGCGGCGGAACAGTCACGCCATTCCTGCGACCCCGCTTTCAAGCACGGCGTCGTCGTCGGCTTCGACGGCTCCACCTCCAGTGAGCGCGCCCTGGCGTACGCCATCGGCATGGCTCATCGCTCCGGTTCGGGCCTGATCATCGTCCACGTCGCCAACCGGCTGCCCACCACGGTGTGGGCGGGCTGCGAGCCGCCGGTCTTCGTCGACGTGCCGGACCACCGCACCGAGGTGCTCGGCCTCGAACTCGCCTGCGCTGAGTATCTCGCCGAGGTGCCCTGGATCCTCGTCGAGCGCGGCGGGGACATCTGCCACGAACTCGAAGAGGTCGGGCGGGAGTACGAGGCGGACGCGATCGTCGTCGGTTCCACGCACGGCATCGTCGGGCGGATCTTCGGCTCCGTCGCGGGGCGGCTCGCCAAGCGGGCCAAGCG
- the orn gene encoding oligoribonuclease — translation MNDRMVWIDCEMTGLSLSDDALIEVAALVTDSELNVLGEGVDIVIRPPDAALETMPEVVRQMHTASGLLDELAGGTTLADAEEQVLTYVREHVKEPGKAPLCGNSVGTDRGFLLRDMPTLEDYLHYRIVDVSSVKELARRWYPRAYFNSPEKNGNHRALADIRESIAELRYYREAVFVPQPGPDSDTAKSIAAKHVLPAQ, via the coding sequence ATGAACGATCGCATGGTGTGGATCGACTGCGAGATGACCGGCCTCTCGCTGTCCGACGACGCGCTCATCGAGGTTGCCGCCCTCGTCACCGACTCCGAGCTGAACGTCCTCGGCGAGGGCGTGGACATCGTCATCCGTCCGCCGGACGCGGCGCTGGAGACGATGCCGGAGGTGGTGCGTCAGATGCACACCGCGTCCGGGCTGCTCGACGAACTCGCCGGCGGCACGACGCTGGCGGACGCCGAGGAGCAGGTCCTGACGTATGTACGCGAGCACGTGAAGGAGCCCGGCAAGGCCCCGCTGTGCGGCAACTCCGTCGGCACGGACCGCGGCTTCCTGCTGCGCGACATGCCGACGCTGGAGGACTACCTCCACTACCGGATCGTCGACGTCTCGTCGGTCAAGGAGCTGGCCCGGCGCTGGTACCCGCGCGCCTACTTCAACAGCCCCGAGAAGAACGGCAACCACCGCGCCCTCGCCGACATCCGCGAGTCGATCGCCGAACTCCGCTACTACCGCGAGGCCGTCTTCGTACCGCAGCCCGGCCCGGACTCGGACACCGCGAAGTCGATCGCCGCGAAGCACGTTCTGCCAGCTCAGTAG